Proteins co-encoded in one Gehongia tenuis genomic window:
- the aroA gene encoding 3-phosphoshikimate 1-carboxyvinyltransferase has translation MDILAGNTKWRGRVNLPTSKSVAHRHILCGALSKGETRLAHCPQSEDVRASLRAAEALGAKVAWDGDTVTVTGGDPPKEGAFHCGESGSTLRFMMPVAAALGGKWCINGQGRLLQRPQRALTDLLASKGVSIELHDAYLMMEGGLEPGEYVIDASESSQYVSGLLMALSMLPGPSRVIAKNLSSRPYVNITLDALARHGAYIRNENDCFYVPGFGLHKASIEVEGDFSQAAFFLTADMLGAEVYMHGLRKESAQGDAAILSILERAGGVNEGGVAMYARELKSFTLNASDVPDLVPVLAVLGCLVPGVSKITHAGRLRGKECDRLAAMTDTLSRLGGHIMETPDGLVMEGQEELEGGIKVHAWNDHRVAMALAVAALKCRKPIVIEGAECVKKSYPNFWNDLNHLGADIRLEERQ, from the coding sequence ATGGATATCCTAGCAGGCAATACGAAATGGCGGGGGCGGGTGAACCTGCCCACCTCCAAAAGCGTGGCTCACCGCCACATCCTGTGCGGTGCCCTTTCCAAGGGAGAAACGCGGCTGGCCCACTGCCCCCAAAGCGAGGACGTAAGAGCAAGCCTCCGGGCGGCGGAGGCGCTGGGTGCAAAGGTGGCGTGGGACGGGGATACGGTGACGGTCACTGGCGGCGACCCCCCCAAGGAGGGCGCCTTCCACTGCGGCGAGTCCGGTTCCACGCTGCGATTCATGATGCCCGTTGCGGCGGCGCTGGGCGGCAAGTGGTGCATCAATGGTCAGGGGAGGCTGCTGCAGCGGCCGCAAAGGGCGCTGACCGATCTGCTGGCGTCCAAGGGTGTAAGTATTGAGCTCCATGACGCCTATCTGATGATGGAGGGCGGCCTGGAACCCGGTGAGTATGTGATCGACGCTTCCGAAAGCTCCCAATACGTGTCCGGCCTGCTTATGGCCTTGAGTATGCTGCCGGGGCCTTCGAGGGTCATTGCCAAGAACCTATCCTCCCGGCCCTATGTGAATATCACGCTGGATGCATTGGCACGGCATGGGGCTTACATCCGCAATGAGAATGACTGCTTCTACGTTCCGGGATTTGGGCTGCACAAAGCATCCATTGAGGTGGAGGGCGATTTTTCTCAGGCGGCCTTTTTTCTGACAGCGGATATGCTGGGAGCTGAAGTGTACATGCATGGCCTCCGGAAGGAATCGGCCCAGGGAGACGCAGCCATTTTGAGTATCCTGGAAAGGGCGGGTGGCGTCAATGAGGGCGGCGTCGCCATGTATGCCAGGGAGCTTAAAAGCTTCACCCTGAACGCATCGGATGTGCCCGACCTGGTGCCCGTTTTGGCGGTTCTTGGCTGCCTGGTGCCCGGTGTATCCAAGATCACCCATGCGGGCCGGCTTAGAGGCAAGGAATGCGACCGGCTGGCAGCCATGACCGATACCCTTTCAAGATTGGGCGGACACATCATGGAAACGCCCGACGGCCTTGTCATGGAGGGTCAGGAGGAGCTGGAGGGCGGCATCAAGGTCCACGCCTGGAACGATCATCGGGTGGCCATGGCCTTGGCTGTTGCGGCGCTTAAATGCAGGAAACCCATCGTGATTGAGGGCGCGGAATGCGTGAAGAAATCCTATCCTAACTTCTGGAACGATCTCAATCATCTGGGTGCGGACATACGATTGGAGGAGCGTCAATGA
- a CDS encoding OadG family protein gives MIGEALRVMGIGVAGVFVVLTLFYIVITLMMKLMPPKDGKKE, from the coding sequence ATGATTGGTGAAGCTTTGCGGGTCATGGGAATCGGTGTGGCTGGCGTATTCGTCGTGTTGACTTTATTCTATATTGTGATCACGTTAATGATGAAGCTTATGCCTCCCAAGGACGGCAAAAAGGAATAA
- the aroF gene encoding 3-deoxy-7-phosphoheptulonate synthase — translation MVVIVRQGAEEAKIQKLTQDLENLGVSVQRIDGSDTTILGLVGDTSAINPAQIEMNDIVERITRVQEPYKKANRKFHPDDSILEIAGNMVGGKELTIIAGPCSVESEEQILNVAREVQAAGATFLRGGAFKPRTSPYAFQGMGLEGLDLLKIAKRKTGLPIVTEIMDVAYLDRFIEDVDIIQVGARNMQNFALLKQLSHCNKAVMIKRGLSSTLEELLMAAEYVMAGGNNRVILCERGIRTFETATRNTLDLSAVPMLKKMTHLPVIIDPSHATGQWWMVEPMAKAAVAAGADGIMVEVHPNPPAALCDGAQSITPEKFTELMRKVDAIARIEGRSIRGKAQ, via the coding sequence ATGGTTGTTATTGTGCGTCAAGGAGCTGAGGAGGCCAAGATACAAAAACTGACCCAGGACCTGGAGAACCTGGGAGTATCGGTGCAGCGCATCGATGGGAGTGATACCACCATTCTCGGACTGGTGGGGGATACTTCCGCCATCAATCCCGCGCAGATTGAAATGAACGATATCGTGGAGCGGATCACCCGAGTTCAGGAACCCTATAAGAAGGCCAACCGCAAGTTTCATCCCGACGATTCCATCCTTGAGATTGCGGGCAATATGGTTGGAGGCAAGGAGCTGACCATCATCGCGGGTCCCTGCTCGGTGGAGAGTGAGGAGCAGATTCTGAACGTTGCCCGGGAGGTCCAGGCCGCGGGAGCGACCTTCCTTCGCGGCGGTGCTTTCAAGCCCCGTACTTCGCCCTACGCTTTCCAGGGCATGGGACTGGAAGGCCTTGATCTTCTCAAGATAGCGAAAAGAAAGACGGGGCTTCCCATCGTAACGGAAATCATGGATGTGGCCTATCTCGACCGCTTTATCGAGGATGTGGATATCATCCAGGTGGGCGCACGGAACATGCAAAACTTTGCCCTGCTGAAGCAGCTCTCTCACTGCAACAAGGCAGTGATGATCAAGCGAGGACTCTCCTCCACCCTGGAAGAGCTGCTGATGGCGGCGGAATACGTGATGGCCGGGGGAAACAACCGGGTGATCCTGTGCGAGAGAGGCATTCGTACCTTTGAAACGGCCACCCGGAATACCTTGGACCTTTCCGCCGTTCCCATGCTGAAGAAGATGACCCATCTCCCTGTGATCATCGATCCTTCCCACGCCACCGGCCAATGGTGGATGGTCGAGCCCATGGCCAAGGCCGCTGTGGCCGCGGGAGCCGACGGCATTATGGTGGAGGTGCACCCCAACCCGCCTGCGGCTTTGTGCGACGGCGCTCAGTCCATCACCCCGGAGAAATTCACTGAACTTATGCGCAAGGTGGATGCCATCGCCCGGATCGAAGGCAGAAGCATAAGGGGGAAGGCCCAATGA
- the pyk gene encoding pyruvate kinase, with amino-acid sequence MRRTKIVCTLGPSTNTLEKIEELIREGMNVARLNMSHGDYPEHKKRIDWVKEVRAKLGVPVALMLDTKGPEIRLGSFKNHQIQLIEGQQFTLTIREVEGDETQVSVSHKGLVDDVSVGVKILLDDGLVGLEVQEIKGTDILCRVLNGGSVGDHKGVNVPGAHISLPAVTEKDVADIRFGVEMDVDYIAASFVRRASDVMEIRKILEDAGNTSIQIISKIENQQGVSNVDEILRVSDGLMVARGDLGVEIPNEEVPVLQKVLIRRCNAAGKPVITATQMLDSMIRNPRPTRAETGDVANAVLDGTDAVMLSGETAAGKYPIEALKTMAKIAGRVERALTMVPRETVKCEKRDTFSVTNAVSHACYSIAMDLRAAAIITPTRSGSTARRVSKYRPMPCQLIATTNDEHVYHQLALIWGVHPFLTQLWPDIDEMIDYSVKAASERSLVKNGDVVVITAGVPVGVSGTTNLLKVHVVGDVLVRGRGVGNKTAFGRVCVVRNEEDAKKKFLAGDVLVTPMTDNSLLPYIKKASAIVVQGGDLLSHAAVVGLALDIPVILDAENACSVLKDGIHITIDPSTGFIYNGETKTA; translated from the coding sequence ATGAGACGGACGAAGATCGTATGTACTTTGGGACCAAGCACCAATACGTTGGAAAAGATTGAGGAACTCATACGGGAGGGCATGAATGTGGCCCGGCTCAATATGTCCCATGGCGATTACCCGGAGCATAAAAAACGCATCGATTGGGTGAAGGAGGTCAGGGCCAAGCTGGGCGTGCCCGTGGCGCTCATGCTGGACACAAAGGGCCCGGAGATTCGGCTGGGCAGTTTTAAAAATCATCAGATACAGTTGATTGAGGGACAGCAATTTACACTCACCATCCGTGAGGTGGAGGGGGATGAGACCCAGGTTTCCGTATCCCACAAGGGATTGGTGGATGATGTTTCAGTGGGCGTCAAAATCCTATTGGATGATGGTCTGGTGGGGCTTGAGGTACAGGAGATAAAAGGGACGGATATCCTGTGCAGGGTGCTGAACGGCGGTTCCGTCGGCGATCATAAAGGGGTCAATGTACCCGGCGCCCATATTTCCCTTCCGGCAGTCACGGAAAAGGATGTGGCCGATATCCGCTTCGGCGTGGAGATGGACGTGGATTACATCGCCGCCTCCTTTGTGCGCAGGGCTTCCGATGTGATGGAAATTCGAAAGATTTTGGAGGATGCGGGCAATACGTCCATTCAGATCATTTCCAAGATTGAAAACCAGCAGGGCGTATCCAATGTGGATGAGATTTTGCGGGTGTCCGACGGCCTGATGGTGGCTCGCGGCGATCTCGGCGTAGAAATTCCCAACGAAGAGGTCCCGGTGCTGCAGAAGGTTCTGATTCGGCGCTGCAATGCGGCGGGCAAACCGGTCATCACCGCCACCCAGATGCTGGATTCCATGATCCGAAATCCCCGGCCCACCCGGGCGGAAACGGGGGATGTGGCGAACGCCGTGCTGGACGGCACCGATGCCGTGATGCTATCCGGTGAGACGGCAGCGGGCAAGTATCCCATTGAGGCGCTTAAAACCATGGCCAAGATTGCGGGCCGGGTGGAACGGGCGCTGACCATGGTGCCGAGGGAAACGGTCAAGTGCGAAAAACGGGATACCTTCTCCGTTACCAACGCGGTGAGCCACGCCTGCTACTCCATTGCCATGGATCTTCGGGCTGCGGCCATCATTACGCCCACCCGGTCCGGCTCAACGGCGCGGCGGGTGTCCAAGTACCGGCCCATGCCCTGTCAGCTGATCGCAACCACCAACGATGAGCATGTCTATCATCAGCTTGCCCTCATCTGGGGCGTTCATCCCTTTTTAACCCAGCTCTGGCCGGATATCGATGAGATGATCGACTATTCGGTGAAGGCAGCTTCGGAGCGAAGCCTGGTTAAAAACGGAGATGTGGTGGTGATTACCGCCGGTGTGCCGGTGGGCGTTTCCGGAACCACCAATTTGCTTAAAGTGCATGTGGTGGGGGATGTCCTGGTTCGCGGAAGAGGCGTGGGAAACAAGACGGCTTTTGGTCGGGTATGCGTGGTGCGCAACGAGGAGGATGCCAAGAAGAAATTCCTGGCCGGCGATGTCTTGGTGACGCCCATGACCGATAACTCCCTTTTGCCCTATATTAAGAAGGCGTCGGCTATCGTGGTGCAGGGCGGTGATCTTTTGAGCCATGCGGCTGTGGTGGGTCTGGCACTGGATATTCCGGTAATTCTGGATGCAGAGAACGCATGTTCTGTTTTAAAGGATGGAATTCACATCACCATTGACCCCAGCACCGGTTTCATCTATAATGGCGAGACAAAGACCGCGTGA
- a CDS encoding sodium ion-translocating decarboxylase subunit beta, whose product MILIGFILIYLAIRKDYEPMLLLPIGFGAILANIPLSSAVGDGGFLTVLYNAGIATELFPILIFIGIGAMIDFTPMLKKPVMLFFGAAAQLGIFVAMLLAASTGAFDLREAAAIGIIGAADGPTSIYVGNLFAPDYIGPITVAAYSYMALVPIIQPPVIRLLTSKKERQIRMDSYLVSEGAVSKKVKIIFPIVVTLIAGIIAPESTSLIGALMFGNLIRECGVLNRLSQAAQNELSNIVTLLLGITIGSTMGGEAFLTWNTALILAIGLFAFIIDTAGGVLFAKLVNLFLKQKVNPMIGACGISAFPMSARIIQKMAQKEDPSNFILMPAIGANVAGQVGSIIAGAMVLALLG is encoded by the coding sequence ATGATCCTGATCGGATTTATTCTGATCTATCTGGCCATTCGCAAAGACTATGAACCCATGCTGCTGCTGCCCATTGGGTTCGGCGCAATTCTCGCAAACATCCCCCTGTCCTCCGCCGTAGGCGACGGCGGATTCCTAACGGTGCTCTACAACGCGGGTATCGCAACGGAGCTTTTCCCCATCCTCATCTTCATTGGCATCGGTGCCATGATCGACTTCACGCCCATGCTGAAAAAGCCTGTGATGCTCTTTTTCGGTGCGGCGGCTCAGCTTGGCATCTTTGTGGCTATGCTGCTGGCGGCTTCCACCGGCGCTTTTGATCTTAGGGAAGCGGCGGCTATCGGCATCATCGGCGCTGCAGACGGTCCGACCTCCATTTACGTGGGTAATCTGTTCGCACCGGACTACATTGGGCCCATCACCGTGGCGGCTTACTCCTATATGGCTTTGGTGCCCATCATTCAGCCGCCGGTCATTCGCCTTTTGACCAGCAAAAAGGAGCGGCAGATTCGGATGGATTCCTATCTCGTCAGCGAGGGTGCTGTTTCTAAAAAGGTTAAAATTATTTTCCCCATTGTGGTCACCCTGATTGCCGGTATCATTGCTCCTGAATCCACTTCGCTGATCGGTGCTTTGATGTTTGGTAATCTCATCCGCGAGTGCGGCGTATTGAATCGTCTGTCTCAGGCGGCGCAAAATGAATTGTCCAACATCGTAACCCTGCTGCTTGGAATCACCATTGGCTCCACCATGGGCGGCGAAGCGTTCCTCACCTGGAACACGGCGCTCATCCTGGCCATTGGACTATTTGCCTTCATCATCGATACGGCGGGCGGCGTGCTGTTCGCCAAGCTGGTCAACCTTTTCCTCAAGCAGAAGGTCAATCCCATGATCGGTGCATGCGGCATTTCCGCTTTCCCCATGTCCGCCAGAATCATTCAAAAGATGGCGCAGAAGGAGGATCCGTCCAACTTCATTTTGATGCCTGCCATTGGTGCAAACGTGGCCGGCCAGGTGGGGTCCATCATTGCCGGTGCCATGGTGCTGGCACTACTGGGATAA
- the aroB gene encoding 3-dehydroquinate synthase, with product MKLEVRLPQRGYAIHLKKGILDGVGELLRQTFQGPKVLIATDSNVAPLYGERVRNSLERAGYATQTFVFAAGEASKNMNTLMDVYGVLADGHFTRSDAVLALGGGVVGDLSGLAAATYLRGIRFYQVPTTLLAQIDSSVGGKVAVDLPQGKNLVGNFYQPGAVFIDPDTLSTLPEAEVLGGFGEAVKHGAIMDENYFARMEGYQTIADLLKDSEKLIEGSLRVKIGMVEQDERDTGARMALNFGHTLGHALEAATGFDRYIHGIAVAWGMAAVARGSVAMGWMKAEDARRLNALLERFHMIPEVNLSLDDLMGKAASDKKNFGGTLTLVVVPELGKHEFKRLSLEELRRFTKEALPWIS from the coding sequence ATGAAACTGGAGGTCAGGCTTCCCCAAAGAGGCTACGCGATTCATCTGAAAAAGGGCATCCTGGATGGTGTGGGCGAACTGCTCCGCCAAACCTTTCAGGGTCCCAAAGTGCTCATCGCAACGGACAGCAACGTTGCGCCGCTCTATGGTGAGCGGGTGCGTAACTCTCTGGAAAGGGCGGGTTATGCCACTCAAACCTTTGTGTTTGCCGCGGGCGAGGCCTCCAAGAACATGAATACGCTGATGGATGTGTATGGAGTGCTGGCGGACGGCCATTTCACCCGAAGCGATGCTGTGCTGGCCCTGGGCGGCGGCGTGGTGGGAGACTTGAGCGGTCTTGCCGCGGCCACCTATCTGCGTGGGATCAGGTTTTATCAGGTGCCCACCACGCTGCTTGCTCAAATTGACAGCAGCGTGGGCGGCAAAGTGGCGGTGGACCTGCCTCAGGGCAAGAACCTAGTGGGCAATTTCTACCAACCGGGTGCGGTGTTCATTGATCCCGATACCCTCTCCACCCTCCCCGAGGCGGAGGTGCTGGGCGGTTTCGGGGAGGCTGTAAAGCACGGCGCCATCATGGACGAAAACTACTTTGCCCGGATGGAGGGCTACCAAACGATAGCGGACCTCCTTAAGGACAGTGAAAAGCTCATTGAAGGCAGCCTCAGGGTAAAGATCGGCATGGTGGAACAGGATGAACGGGACACCGGCGCCCGGATGGCGCTTAATTTTGGGCATACGCTGGGACATGCTTTGGAAGCGGCCACCGGTTTTGACCGATACATCCACGGCATCGCCGTGGCCTGGGGGATGGCCGCCGTGGCGCGGGGAAGCGTGGCCATGGGCTGGATGAAGGCGGAGGATGCCCGGCGCCTGAACGCCCTGCTGGAGCGCTTCCATATGATCCCGGAGGTGAATCTTTCCCTTGATGATCTGATGGGAAAGGCTGCTTCGGATAAGAAGAACTTTGGCGGCACACTCACGCTGGTGGTGGTGCCGGAGCTGGGGAAACACGAATTTAAGCGGTTGAGCCTCGAGGAGCTTCGCCGCTTTACAAAGGAGGCTCTGCCATGGATATCCTAG
- the aroC gene encoding chorismate synthase, with product MNTWGQNVRLSIFGESHGPGLGVVIDGLPAGFRPDWTMVKGEMARRAPGGELATERQEGDEIELISGVLEGTLTGAPLCGLIRNKDMRSQDYSDMPFRPSHADYAAFHKFHGFNDPRGGGHFSGRITAGLTFAGALAKQLLAQKGIEIGAQITAIGRTLAPPVTPDQLGERLAELRSMRLPCLNEQKANAMAEEILAAKRAGDSVGGRVEAFALGLPVGLGEPFFDSVESVLSHLFYAIPAVKGVVFGDGLEMGLMRGSDANDAMSGGERVKILSNHNGGVTGGLTNGAPLRVTLFMKPTPTIGREQQTVNAKGESVVMRGRGRHDPCVVPRAVPVIEAAMALGLLDLMGRYEG from the coding sequence ATGAACACATGGGGACAGAACGTGCGTTTATCCATTTTCGGCGAATCCCATGGACCGGGTTTAGGCGTGGTGATCGATGGCCTGCCCGCAGGCTTTCGGCCCGACTGGACAATGGTGAAAGGGGAGATGGCCCGCCGGGCGCCGGGCGGCGAACTGGCGACGGAGCGCCAGGAGGGGGATGAGATCGAACTCATCTCCGGCGTTTTGGAGGGCACACTGACAGGCGCACCGCTTTGTGGACTGATCCGGAACAAGGATATGCGTTCCCAGGATTACAGCGATATGCCCTTCCGGCCCAGCCATGCCGATTATGCCGCTTTCCACAAGTTCCATGGCTTCAACGATCCCCGGGGCGGCGGTCATTTTTCCGGCAGAATCACAGCGGGCCTCACCTTTGCAGGGGCTCTGGCAAAGCAGCTTCTCGCCCAAAAGGGGATTGAGATCGGCGCGCAGATCACCGCCATCGGGCGGACTTTGGCTCCGCCCGTCACGCCGGATCAGCTGGGAGAAAGACTTGCGGAGCTGAGAAGCATGCGTCTGCCCTGCCTGAACGAGCAAAAAGCAAATGCCATGGCGGAAGAGATCCTTGCCGCAAAGAGGGCTGGGGATTCGGTGGGAGGACGGGTGGAAGCTTTCGCACTGGGTCTGCCCGTAGGCCTGGGCGAACCCTTCTTCGATTCGGTGGAGAGTGTGCTGTCCCATCTGTTCTATGCCATTCCCGCCGTCAAGGGCGTGGTTTTTGGCGATGGACTGGAAATGGGGCTCATGCGGGGTTCGGATGCCAACGACGCCATGAGCGGCGGCGAAAGGGTGAAAATTTTAAGCAACCATAACGGCGGTGTGACCGGTGGGCTGACCAACGGCGCCCCTCTTCGGGTGACGCTGTTTATGAAACCCACGCCCACCATTGGCCGGGAACAGCAAACGGTGAACGCTAAGGGAGAGAGCGTGGTCATGCGGGGCAGGGGCAGGCATGATCCCTGCGTGGTTCCGCGGGCTGTGCCAGTCATTGAGGCGGCTATGGCCCTTGGCTTACTGGATTTAATGGGGAGGTATGAAGGGTGA
- a CDS encoding polysaccharide deacetylase family protein, with the protein MRRLSYEHRKKRRMIVTACCIVLVVALVVGTCTILFANGGERAAFSQQTPQPAPIFTLEPTPEAVLTPSPVVETPTPSNPATPEGETATPAPSQAADGEVAHFSGAMRLPIPDADGTKVAYITFDDGPSTKTPELLDILDRYGVKATFFMVGTMIDDYPNQAKAIYERGHALGLHSYTHKYKQLDSLDKFLAEMEKTNESLRKATGDESLNVKVIRFPGGSMGKYNGVAKKNYHQGVLDAGYEFYDWNSLNGDAEPDAKTKSVEDMKQEFINTIGGNQELVILMHDLDNKGKTREMLPWMIEYLKEKGFEFRTLPEPQ; encoded by the coding sequence TTGAGAAGGCTTTCCTACGAACACCGCAAGAAAAGAAGGATGATCGTCACGGCGTGCTGCATTGTGTTGGTTGTGGCTTTGGTGGTAGGTACCTGCACGATACTCTTCGCGAATGGCGGCGAACGGGCCGCTTTCAGCCAGCAGACCCCGCAGCCCGCGCCAATTTTTACTTTGGAACCCACGCCTGAAGCGGTGCTCACACCTTCTCCGGTGGTGGAAACGCCTACGCCCTCCAATCCCGCAACACCGGAGGGGGAGACGGCTACGCCTGCGCCCTCCCAGGCGGCAGACGGGGAGGTTGCTCATTTCAGCGGCGCTATGCGGCTGCCCATCCCGGATGCGGACGGAACCAAGGTTGCCTATATCACCTTTGATGATGGTCCTTCCACCAAAACGCCGGAACTGTTGGATATTTTGGACCGCTATGGCGTGAAGGCGACGTTCTTCATGGTGGGCACCATGATCGATGACTATCCGAACCAGGCCAAAGCAATATATGAACGGGGACATGCTCTTGGACTGCACAGCTATACCCACAAATACAAGCAGCTGGATTCCCTGGACAAGTTCCTGGCTGAAATGGAGAAGACCAATGAGTCCTTGCGCAAGGCTACAGGAGATGAGTCCCTCAACGTAAAAGTCATACGCTTTCCGGGCGGCTCCATGGGCAAATATAACGGAGTTGCCAAGAAGAATTACCACCAGGGAGTACTGGACGCGGGCTACGAATTCTATGATTGGAATTCTTTAAACGGGGACGCGGAACCTGATGCCAAGACCAAATCGGTGGAGGATATGAAGCAGGAATTCATCAATACCATCGGCGGCAATCAGGAGCTGGTGATCTTGATGCATGATCTGGATAACAAGGGCAAAACACGGGAGATGCTGCCTTGGATGATCGAGTATCTGAAGGAAAAGGGCTTCGAATTTCGAACGCTGCCTGAACCTCAATAA
- the pheA gene encoding prephenate dehydratase, translating into MKKLEDVRVAIDQVDEELVRLFEKRMKLAEDVVEIKTAENLPIFDGARENKVVERAVDRLGNPGNAGAIRSFYHLLMTMSKARQREIMYNQNEDWLTRLIENAEPLKQGPVSVIYQGVSGAYSYEAALQTFGDRAKLENVETFENVFQKIQKGEADYGVLPIENSIMGGVAEVQDHLRSYGCFIVGETEVSVHHCLAAVPGTRLEDVREVRSHPQALGQCREYLQARHMQGITWINTAVAGESVAGEDRKDLAALCSSTAANLHGLEILEENVEDKKNNRTRFIIVAAQMAFQEDFNKTSILFSTEHRSGALLEALSAFAVEDLNLLRIESRPTGHKGWDYWFFVDFAGNVKHPAVQKAMRQLAAEASYFEVLGCYKAAGK; encoded by the coding sequence GTGAAGAAGCTGGAAGACGTACGGGTGGCCATTGACCAGGTGGACGAGGAGCTCGTCCGGCTCTTTGAGAAGCGGATGAAGCTGGCTGAAGATGTGGTGGAGATCAAGACCGCGGAGAATCTTCCCATTTTTGATGGCGCCCGAGAGAACAAGGTGGTGGAACGGGCTGTGGATCGGCTGGGGAATCCCGGCAACGCGGGGGCTATCCGCTCCTTCTATCACCTTTTGATGACCATGAGCAAAGCCCGGCAGCGTGAGATCATGTACAATCAAAATGAGGATTGGCTGACCCGGCTGATTGAGAACGCGGAGCCGCTCAAGCAAGGACCCGTGTCGGTGATTTATCAGGGGGTTTCCGGCGCCTATTCCTATGAGGCGGCACTTCAGACCTTTGGGGATCGGGCCAAGCTTGAAAATGTGGAAACCTTTGAGAATGTTTTTCAGAAGATTCAAAAGGGAGAGGCGGATTACGGTGTGCTGCCCATTGAAAACTCGATCATGGGCGGCGTGGCCGAGGTGCAGGATCACTTGAGAAGCTATGGCTGTTTCATCGTTGGGGAGACGGAGGTGTCCGTACACCACTGTTTGGCGGCGGTTCCTGGAACCAGACTGGAGGATGTCCGGGAGGTCCGCTCCCATCCCCAGGCGCTTGGGCAGTGCCGTGAATATCTGCAGGCCCGCCATATGCAGGGAATTACCTGGATCAATACGGCAGTGGCCGGGGAATCGGTGGCTGGGGAAGACCGGAAGGATCTTGCGGCGCTGTGTTCCAGTACGGCGGCGAATCTCCATGGCCTTGAGATTTTGGAGGAGAATGTCGAGGACAAGAAGAACAACCGGACCCGTTTTATTATTGTAGCCGCCCAAATGGCGTTCCAGGAAGATTTTAACAAGACTTCCATTCTATTTTCTACCGAACATCGAAGCGGAGCTCTTTTGGAGGCGCTGTCCGCCTTTGCTGTGGAGGATCTCAATTTGCTTCGCATTGAATCCAGACCCACCGGTCATAAGGGCTGGGATTATTGGTTTTTCGTCGATTTTGCAGGCAATGTGAAGCATCCGGCCGTTCAAAAGGCCATGCGTCAGCTTGCGGCGGAGGCCTCCTACTTTGAAGTCTTGGGCTGCTACAAGGCGGCGGGGAAATAA